A stretch of the Pseudomonas sp. ACM7 genome encodes the following:
- a CDS encoding DUF3509 domain-containing protein, which translates to MNLIQEKFSSLFSNFEVTTQPRPDGGILLTLSSTDGKVFKRSISYQQLHAGDQLSWVISAIRRDIAEQASELPQISMLQSQQRFALPTYHSV; encoded by the coding sequence ATGAACCTGATCCAAGAAAAATTTTCGTCCCTGTTCTCCAACTTCGAAGTGACCACCCAGCCACGTCCGGACGGCGGCATTCTGCTGACCTTGAGCAGCACCGACGGCAAAGTCTTCAAACGCTCGATTTCCTACCAGCAATTGCATGCGGGTGATCAGCTTTCCTGGGTGATCAGTGCCATTCGCCGTGACATCGCCGAACAGGCCAGCGAACTGCCGCAGATTTCCATGCTGCAAAGCCAGCAGCGGTTTGCCCTGCCGACGTATCACTCGGTTTAA
- the mtnC gene encoding acireductone synthase — translation MPIKAILTDIEGTTSAVSFVFDVLFPYAAKHLPDFVRQHAERADVAEQLTAVRRDNNEPGADVERVIEILLSWIAEHRKATPLKALQGMVWEQGYQAGELKGHVYPDAVEALKRWHQDGFKLFVYSSGSIQAQKLIFGCSEAGDLSPLFSGYFDTTSGPKREAQSYERITQAIGLDASQILFLSDIVEELDAARTAGMATCGLAREGGELAGHVTVDRFERIDPSTF, via the coding sequence ATGCCGATCAAAGCAATTCTCACCGACATCGAAGGCACTACGAGCGCGGTGAGTTTTGTGTTCGACGTGCTGTTTCCCTACGCCGCCAAACACCTGCCGGATTTCGTTCGCCAGCACGCCGAGCGTGCGGATGTTGCCGAGCAACTGACCGCCGTGCGCCGGGACAACAATGAACCAGGCGCCGACGTCGAGCGGGTCATCGAGATCCTCTTGAGCTGGATAGCCGAACACCGCAAAGCCACGCCGCTGAAAGCGTTGCAAGGCATGGTCTGGGAACAGGGTTATCAGGCCGGAGAGTTGAAAGGCCACGTTTACCCGGACGCCGTTGAAGCGCTCAAACGCTGGCATCAGGACGGCTTCAAACTGTTTGTTTATTCGTCCGGTTCGATCCAGGCCCAAAAGCTGATCTTTGGCTGCTCGGAAGCGGGGGATCTGTCACCACTGTTCAGCGGCTATTTCGACACCACCTCGGGGCCCAAGCGTGAAGCGCAGTCCTACGAGCGCATTACCCAGGCCATTGGCCTGGACGCTTCGCAGATCCTGTTTCTGTCCGACATCGTCGAGGAACTGGACGCGGCGCGTACGGCGGGAATGGCTACGTGCGGGCTGGCACGTGAAGGCGGAGAGCTGGCGGGGCATGTGACCGTCGACAGGTTTGAGCGGATCGATCCTTCCACGTTTTAA
- a CDS encoding acireductone dioxygenase — protein sequence MSSLSVYHVSSPDLPNKVLTHFEDIASTLAEQGVRFDRWQAAAKIQPGAGQEEVIAAYQEQIDKLMTERGYITVDVISLNSDHPQKAELRAKFLDEHRHGEDEVRFFVAGRGLFTLHIDDYVYAVLCEKNDLISVPAGTPHWFDMGEHPHFIAIRLFNNPEGWVASFTGDDIASRFPRLED from the coding sequence ATGAGCAGCCTGTCCGTTTACCACGTCTCAAGCCCTGATTTGCCTAACAAGGTGCTGACGCATTTCGAAGACATCGCCTCGACCCTGGCCGAGCAGGGCGTGCGTTTCGACCGCTGGCAAGCCGCGGCGAAAATCCAGCCCGGCGCCGGTCAGGAAGAAGTGATCGCCGCGTATCAGGAGCAAATCGACAAGCTGATGACCGAACGCGGTTACATCACCGTCGACGTCATCAGCCTGAACAGCGATCACCCGCAAAAAGCCGAATTGCGCGCCAAGTTTCTCGATGAACATCGCCATGGCGAAGACGAAGTACGATTTTTCGTCGCCGGCCGTGGCTTGTTCACCCTGCACATCGACGATTACGTCTACGCGGTGCTTTGTGAGAAAAACGACCTGATCTCAGTACCGGCCGGCACGCCGCACTGGTTCGATATGGGCGAACATCCGCACTTTATTGCGATCCGACTGTTCAACAACCCTGAAGGCTGGGTAGCCAGCTTCACCGGCGATGACATCGCCAGCCGCTTCCCGCGTCTTGAGGACTGA
- a CDS encoding methylthioribulose 1-phosphate dehydratase gives MSLTREQLVQEIIDAGRFLYGRGWSPATSSNYSTRLSPTEALLTVSGKHKGQLCLDDVLATDLSGNSLEPGKKPSAETLLHTQLYNWRPEIGAVLHTHSVNATVLSRLTPQDFIEFEDYELQKAFSGVSTHESRVRVPIFDNDQDIARLAAKVQPWLLAHPDCVGYLIRGHGLYTWGARMSDALRQIEAFEFLFECELKMRSLLNHKKLNRQA, from the coding sequence ATGAGCCTCACCCGTGAGCAACTCGTCCAGGAAATCATCGATGCCGGGCGTTTTCTGTATGGCCGCGGCTGGTCGCCTGCCACCAGCAGCAATTACTCGACGCGCCTGTCGCCGACTGAAGCGCTGCTGACGGTGTCCGGCAAGCACAAAGGCCAACTCTGCCTCGACGATGTGCTGGCCACCGACCTGTCGGGCAATAGCCTGGAACCGGGCAAAAAGCCGTCCGCCGAAACCTTGCTGCACACCCAGCTCTACAACTGGCGCCCGGAGATCGGCGCGGTGCTGCACACGCACTCGGTGAACGCCACGGTGCTGTCGCGCCTGACGCCGCAAGACTTCATCGAGTTCGAAGACTACGAACTGCAAAAGGCCTTCAGCGGTGTGTCGACCCACGAATCCCGGGTACGTGTGCCGATTTTCGACAACGACCAGGACATTGCGCGCCTCGCCGCCAAGGTGCAGCCTTGGCTCCTGGCCCATCCCGATTGCGTCGGCTACCTGATCCGCGGCCACGGTCTCTACACCTGGGGCGCGCGCATGAGCGATGCACTGCGGCAGATTGAGGCCTTTGAATTTTTGTTCGAGTGCGAGTTGAAGATGCGCTCACTCTTGAACCATAAAAAGCTGAACCGTCAAGCATGA